The Thermotoga sp. Mc24 genome includes a window with the following:
- a CDS encoding thiamine pyrophosphate-dependent enzyme: MPVNIKQLAQEFDKKEIGITQGHRLCPGCGAPITVKFVMMIARHLGYEPVVGLATGCLEVSTSIYPYTAWSVPYIHNAFENVAATMSGVETAYKALKNKGKIPEDKKYAFIAFGGDGGTYDIGLQSLSGMLERGHKVLYVLYDNEGYMNTGNQRSGSTPPGSDTTTAPVGKKLPGKVQLKKNIVEIVAAHENVYAATASLSEPMDFFAKVEKALNFDGPSFLAVFSPCVRFWRVNDDKTVEISKLAVETKYWPLYEVERGVYRVTRKPRQFKPVEEFLKAQGRFRKLLSRPDAKEIVDELQEYVDRRWERLLTLEEVTKDKPIR; the protein is encoded by the coding sequence ATGCCCGTTAACATAAAACAGCTGGCACAGGAGTTCGATAAGAAAGAAATCGGTATCACACAGGGTCACAGGCTCTGTCCAGGTTGTGGAGCACCCATCACAGTGAAGTTCGTGATGATGATCGCAAGACACCTCGGATACGAACCCGTTGTTGGACTCGCAACAGGTTGTCTGGAGGTTTCTACCTCCATCTATCCGTACACCGCTTGGAGCGTACCTTACATTCACAACGCCTTTGAAAACGTGGCAGCAACGATGAGCGGTGTGGAAACGGCTTACAAAGCACTGAAAAACAAAGGAAAGATCCCAGAAGACAAAAAATACGCCTTCATTGCTTTTGGTGGAGACGGTGGAACGTACGATATCGGTCTTCAGTCACTGTCCGGGATGCTCGAAAGAGGTCACAAGGTGCTCTACGTCCTCTACGACAACGAGGGATACATGAACACAGGAAACCAGAGATCCGGATCCACACCCCCGGGTTCGGATACCACGACAGCTCCAGTTGGAAAGAAGCTCCCTGGAAAGGTCCAGCTGAAAAAGAACATCGTCGAGATCGTAGCGGCTCACGAGAACGTCTACGCAGCTACCGCATCGCTCTCTGAACCCATGGACTTCTTTGCCAAGGTGGAAAAGGCGCTGAACTTCGATGGACCTTCTTTCCTTGCGGTCTTCTCTCCTTGCGTCAGGTTCTGGAGAGTGAACGACGATAAAACAGTAGAAATATCAAAACTCGCCGTAGAAACGAAGTACTGGCCTTTGTACGAAGTGGAAAGAGGAGTTTACAGAGTCACCAGAAAACCGAGACAGTTCAAACCTGTGGAGGAATTCCTGAAGGCTCAGGGAAGGTTCAGAAAACTTCTTTCAAGACCGGATGCAAAAGAAATCGTAGACGAACTCCAGGAATACGTCGACAGAAGATGGGAAAGACTACTCACACTGGAAGAGGTTACAAAGGACAAACCGATTAGATAA
- the porC gene encoding pyruvate synthase subunit PorC, with amino-acid sequence MPVAKKYFEIRWHGRAGQGAKSASQMLAEAALEAGKYVQAFPEYGAERTGAPMRAFNRIGDEYIRVRSAVENPDVVVVIDETLLSPAIVEGLSEDGILLVNTVKDFEFVRKKTGFNGKICVVDATDIALQEIKRGIPNTPMLGALVRVTGIVPLEAIEKRIEKMFGKKFPQEVIDANKRALRRGYEEVKCSE; translated from the coding sequence ATGCCCGTTGCGAAGAAATACTTTGAAATACGATGGCACGGTAGAGCCGGGCAAGGTGCGAAGAGTGCTTCCCAGATGCTGGCAGAAGCCGCTCTGGAAGCCGGGAAATACGTTCAGGCTTTTCCAGAATACGGTGCAGAAAGAACAGGTGCTCCCATGAGGGCCTTCAACAGGATTGGTGACGAGTACATCAGAGTGAGATCTGCAGTGGAAAACCCGGACGTCGTTGTGGTGATCGATGAAACACTACTTTCTCCCGCCATTGTAGAAGGCCTTTCAGAAGATGGTATCCTCCTTGTGAACACCGTTAAGGATTTCGAATTCGTCAGAAAAAAGACAGGATTCAACGGAAAGATATGCGTGGTGGATGCTACAGACATCGCTCTCCAGGAGATAAAGAGAGGAATACCGAACACACCGATGCTTGGAGCGCTGGTCAGAGTGACAGGTATTGTGCCTCTCGAGGCGATAGAGAAGAGAATCGAGAAGATGTTCGGAAAGAAATTCCCTCAGGAAGTGATTGATGCGAACAAGAGAGCTTTGAGACGTGGATATGAGGAAGTAAAGTGCTCAGAGTGA
- a CDS encoding MBL fold metallo-hydrolase — protein MFENEILFDNGQHKFLFLGWEEKEEEIVQTNQYLILDGNEGILLDPGGAHVFPRVMSNVAEVVDLSSIKHIFYTHQDPDVTSGILLWLSICENAKIYISSLWVRFLPHFGIYDQKRIVPIPDKGTKIKFLSGNELEILPAHFLHSTGNFVLYDPVAKILFSGDIGAAVFEKGKRYRYVDDFERHLPLMEAFHKRYMSSNAACKKWVDMVSNKKIDMIAPQHGAVFRGESVKKFLEWFRNLKCGVDLIDDLYSL, from the coding sequence ATGTTTGAAAACGAAATCCTCTTCGACAACGGTCAGCACAAATTCCTGTTTCTGGGATGGGAAGAGAAAGAAGAAGAGATCGTTCAGACGAACCAGTATCTGATCCTCGATGGAAACGAAGGGATTCTCCTGGACCCGGGCGGAGCCCACGTCTTTCCCAGGGTGATGTCCAACGTAGCGGAAGTGGTTGATCTTTCCAGCATAAAACACATATTCTACACGCATCAGGATCCAGATGTCACATCCGGGATTTTGCTTTGGCTTTCGATATGTGAGAACGCGAAGATATACATATCCTCTCTCTGGGTGAGGTTTCTCCCACACTTTGGAATCTACGATCAGAAAAGGATCGTTCCGATCCCTGACAAAGGAACAAAGATAAAATTCCTGAGTGGTAACGAGCTCGAGATACTCCCGGCGCATTTCCTTCATTCTACAGGGAATTTCGTTCTCTACGATCCGGTGGCAAAGATCCTCTTCTCAGGAGATATAGGCGCCGCGGTGTTCGAAAAGGGAAAGAGGTACAGGTACGTCGATGATTTCGAAAGACATCTTCCGCTCATGGAGGCCTTCCACAAAAGGTACATGTCTTCCAATGCGGCCTGCAAGAAATGGGTGGATATGGTTTCAAATAAGAAGATAGATATGATCGCACCTCAGCACGGCGCTGTGTTCAGAGGAGAGTCTGTGAAGAAATTCCTCGAGTGGTTCAGAAATCTCAAATGCGGTGTTGATCTGATAGACGATCTCTATTCTTTGTGA
- a CDS encoding methyl-accepting chemotaxis protein, whose amino-acid sequence MNFLQKEGKRPLLALNAAIEAARAGEAGRGFAVVADEIRKLAEESQKATEDIAKMLSSLRTTIEHVENGSKEMFEGVDEIAVMGEEVTKRFREILGRIEEINSMIENTAATAQEQGAAAEEMASAMDNVTKIVEGVVESLNRMESLIEDQTESAAKVSQAAERLSELSEQLSTLVQKFKV is encoded by the coding sequence GATGAACTTCTTGCAGAAGGAAGGAAAGCGACCTTTACTTGCCTTGAACGCAGCAATAGAAGCGGCGAGGGCAGGGGAAGCTGGAAGGGGCTTTGCGGTTGTGGCAGACGAGATAAGGAAACTTGCAGAAGAGAGCCAGAAGGCGACAGAAGACATAGCGAAGATGCTGAGCAGCTTGAGGACGACGATAGAACACGTAGAGAACGGCTCGAAAGAGATGTTCGAAGGAGTGGACGAGATAGCGGTGATGGGAGAAGAAGTGACGAAGAGATTCAGGGAGATCCTTGGAAGGATAGAAGAGATCAACAGCATGATAGAGAACACAGCTGCCACTGCGCAGGAGCAGGGAGCGGCTGCAGAAGAAATGGCAAGCGCTATGGACAACGTCACAAAGATAGTCGAAGGAGTTGTGGAAAGTCTAAACAGAATGGAGTCTCTCATAGAAGATCAGACCGAATCTGCCGCAAAGGTCTCTCAGGCCGCTGAAAGACTGTCTGAGCTTTCTGAACAGCTCTCAACGCTCGTTCAGAAGTTCAAAGTGTGA
- a CDS encoding methyl-accepting chemotaxis protein encodes MREREIVDKLTSAFFAENTIISFTSQLDEALTRKLRKMQRRIEEVKERFVNLNRLFQKLVGDFQAKSDQLVSVIQDMEKISENIMEELKKSGTNVDQIIERVKEASSQIGETLENIRSIEKLIQNIMRIARETNILALNATIEAARAGEAGKGFMIVANEVQNLSNETNEVTKQIVEKAREILESSQRSLENLEFMANLFETVGKTLQNMVRFMENNVKLLQEVRNSLDTSKESLSEKSAEIDSATKVLEETAGGFTTINRVINSVITAQRKLKDLKI; translated from the coding sequence ATGAGAGAAAGAGAAATTGTGGACAAACTCACTTCTGCGTTCTTTGCAGAGAACACGATCATATCCTTCACAAGCCAGCTGGACGAAGCACTGACCAGAAAGCTGAGAAAAATGCAGCGCAGAATAGAGGAAGTTAAAGAAAGGTTTGTGAATCTCAACAGACTGTTTCAGAAACTGGTGGGAGATTTTCAAGCGAAAAGTGATCAGCTCGTCTCTGTCATCCAAGACATGGAGAAGATCAGCGAAAACATCATGGAGGAGTTGAAAAAATCCGGAACAAATGTAGATCAGATCATCGAAAGGGTGAAAGAAGCTTCATCCCAGATAGGAGAGACCCTTGAAAACATAAGATCGATCGAAAAGTTGATTCAGAACATTATGAGAATCGCCAGGGAAACCAACATCCTCGCCTTGAACGCCACCATAGAGGCTGCGAGGGCCGGAGAAGCGGGAAAAGGCTTCATGATCGTAGCAAACGAGGTTCAGAATCTATCAAACGAAACAAATGAAGTGACAAAGCAGATCGTCGAGAAGGCCAGAGAAATCCTCGAATCTTCACAAAGATCCCTTGAAAACCTCGAGTTCATGGCGAATCTGTTTGAAACAGTTGGAAAAACCCTCCAGAATATGGTTCGTTTCATGGAAAACAACGTAAAGCTCCTTCAGGAGGTCAGAAACTCCCTCGATACCTCGAAGGAGTCACTCTCAGAAAAGAGTGCGGAAATCGACAGTGCAACGAAGGTTCTGGAAGAGACTGCAGGAGGATTCACGACCATAAACAGAGTTATCAACTCAGTGATCACCGCTCAGAGAAAACTGAAGGATCTAAAGATTTAA
- a CDS encoding (2Fe-2S) ferredoxin domain-containing protein yields the protein MAKVKSLEELMKIKEQALKDLQLRGETGKRGKITVAMGTCGIAAGAKETLKAIVEALNEYNINDIAVVQSGCMGLCEVEPTVEVRLEGQEPVIYGRVTPENAKRIVKMHILEGRVVEDLVVKRGEA from the coding sequence ATGGCCAAGGTGAAGAGTCTGGAGGAGCTCATGAAGATAAAGGAACAGGCTCTGAAGGATCTCCAGCTGAGGGGCGAAACAGGTAAAAGAGGGAAGATAACTGTTGCGATGGGTACGTGTGGAATAGCGGCGGGTGCCAAAGAGACTCTGAAGGCGATCGTTGAAGCCCTCAATGAATACAACATAAACGATATAGCGGTTGTTCAGTCGGGTTGCATGGGACTCTGCGAGGTGGAACCCACCGTTGAAGTGAGGCTCGAAGGTCAGGAGCCAGTCATATACGGAAGGGTCACTCCGGAAAACGCAAAGAGAATCGTGAAGATGCACATACTCGAAGGAAGGGTCGTCGAAGATCTGGTGGTCAAAAGAGGAGAAGCCTGA
- the porA gene encoding pyruvate synthase subunit PorA has product MERVVERVAVTGAEAVANAMRQIEPDVVAAYPITPQTPIVEYFARFVADGVVRTEMIPVESEHSAMSAVVGAAAAGARAMTATSANGLALMHEIVYIAASYRLPIVMPVVNRALSGPINIHCDHSDAMAERDSGWIQLFAETNQEAYDFTILAVRLAEHEDVRLPVMVNLDGFILSHGVEPVEFYPDELVKKFVGELKPMYPLLDTEHPVTWGPLDLYDYYFEHKRQQIEAMENVKKVFPEIAKEFEETFGRKYWFVEPYRMEDAEHVMVALGSTNSTIKYVVDELREEGYKVGSLKIWMFRPFPKEQLQELLNGRKSVVVLDRAVSFGAEAPLYEAVKSALYEVAARPMLGSYVYGLGGRDIKPEHIRKAFEDAINGNLIADEQRYLGLRE; this is encoded by the coding sequence ATGGAAAGGGTCGTCGAGAGAGTGGCCGTCACCGGCGCTGAGGCCGTTGCCAATGCGATGAGACAGATAGAGCCCGATGTCGTTGCGGCGTACCCGATCACTCCACAGACACCTATTGTGGAGTACTTCGCCAGGTTCGTCGCGGACGGCGTTGTCAGGACAGAAATGATTCCCGTCGAAAGTGAACACAGTGCGATGAGCGCTGTCGTTGGAGCCGCTGCCGCGGGAGCAAGAGCGATGACAGCAACCAGTGCAAATGGACTCGCACTGATGCACGAAATAGTTTACATCGCTGCCTCCTACAGACTTCCCATTGTGATGCCCGTTGTGAACAGAGCGCTCAGTGGTCCTATAAACATTCACTGTGACCACAGCGACGCGATGGCAGAAAGGGATTCTGGATGGATTCAGCTCTTTGCGGAAACTAATCAGGAGGCTTACGATTTCACCATTCTCGCTGTGAGACTGGCAGAACACGAAGATGTGAGACTTCCCGTCATGGTGAACCTCGATGGGTTCATCCTTTCTCACGGAGTGGAACCCGTTGAGTTCTATCCCGATGAACTCGTGAAGAAGTTCGTTGGAGAGCTCAAACCCATGTATCCTCTTCTGGATACTGAACACCCTGTAACCTGGGGTCCTCTCGATCTTTACGATTACTACTTCGAACACAAAAGACAGCAGATTGAAGCCATGGAAAACGTAAAGAAGGTGTTCCCGGAAATCGCAAAAGAATTCGAAGAAACGTTTGGAAGGAAATACTGGTTTGTCGAACCGTACAGAATGGAAGATGCAGAGCACGTGATGGTAGCACTGGGCTCCACAAACAGCACGATAAAGTACGTGGTTGATGAACTGAGAGAAGAAGGCTACAAAGTTGGATCTTTGAAAATCTGGATGTTCAGACCGTTCCCGAAGGAGCAGCTTCAGGAACTCCTCAACGGAAGAAAGAGTGTAGTTGTGCTCGACAGAGCTGTTTCCTTCGGAGCGGAAGCACCTCTCTACGAAGCAGTGAAATCTGCGCTCTACGAAGTAGCAGCGAGGCCGATGCTTGGATCCTATGTCTACGGTCTCGGTGGAAGGGACATCAAACCAGAGCACATCAGAAAAGCGTTCGAAGATGCCATAAACGGAAACCTCATAGCAGATGAACAGAGATATCTTGGTCTCAGAGAGTGA
- a CDS encoding NADH-quinone oxidoreductase subunit NuoE family protein: MVKSKEELFKELENFIEENGYEGKKDALIQVLHKAQELFGYLPADVLEYISDKLDVPLSKVYGVVTFYNFFSTKPKGKHQIKVCLGTACYVKGADRIFERFLEELKVNPDEPTSDGMFSVHGVRCLGACSMAPVVMVDEDDFYGRVTPDMVPQIISKYKREG, from the coding sequence TTGGTCAAGTCGAAAGAAGAACTCTTCAAAGAGCTGGAGAATTTCATAGAAGAAAATGGGTACGAGGGAAAGAAGGATGCACTCATACAGGTGCTTCACAAGGCACAGGAACTCTTCGGATATCTTCCCGCGGATGTTCTCGAGTACATCTCAGACAAACTCGACGTTCCTCTCTCGAAGGTTTATGGAGTGGTCACCTTCTACAACTTCTTCTCTACAAAGCCAAAGGGAAAACATCAGATCAAGGTTTGTCTCGGTACCGCGTGTTACGTGAAGGGTGCGGACAGAATCTTCGAAAGATTCCTCGAAGAACTCAAGGTGAATCCGGATGAACCCACCAGTGATGGTATGTTCTCCGTTCATGGTGTGAGATGTCTTGGAGCGTGCAGCATGGCACCGGTTGTCATGGTGGATGAAGACGATTTTTACGGCAGAGTAACTCCCGATATGGTGCCTCAGATCATCAGTAAGTACAAGCGGGAGGGATGA
- the crcB gene encoding fluoride efflux transporter CrcB gives MIELDYLTIAFGGAIGAVLRYLVSRTINSLLPFSYIPLGTIIVNSVGSFFLSFLMFAAIEKVPLSKEAILFFGTGLLGAFTTFSTFTYETLSLIEESPARGVAYALANLLFAFTCAYFGMILGRGKV, from the coding sequence ATGATCGAGCTGGATTACCTGACAATTGCATTCGGAGGAGCGATTGGAGCCGTTCTCAGATACCTTGTTTCCCGTACGATCAATTCACTCCTGCCGTTCTCTTACATACCACTTGGCACGATCATCGTGAACTCTGTGGGTTCTTTTTTTCTTTCGTTTTTGATGTTCGCCGCTATCGAGAAAGTTCCTCTCTCTAAGGAAGCCATCCTTTTCTTCGGAACGGGGCTCCTGGGAGCCTTCACCACTTTTTCCACATTTACTTACGAAACGCTCTCGCTCATCGAAGAGAGTCCCGCAAGGGGAGTCGCTTATGCTCTTGCCAATCTTCTCTTTGCTTTTACATGCGCCTACTTTGGAATGATTCTGGGGAGGGGGAAGGTATGA
- a CDS encoding glucose 1-dehydrogenase, with translation MLEGKVAVVTGGGQGIGAAIAQLFAENGMKVVIAEIDEEAGVEREEMLRERGLDVTFVKTDVADENSVKNMVRKTVEIYGGVDVLVNNAAVMSVKSIFERPLEEWERVIRVNLTGPYICSRYCAEEMIKRGGGVIINIASTRAFQSEPDTEPYSASKGGLVALTHSLAVSLSRYHIRVVSISPGWIETSEWKKKSLRKKPDLRPIDHEQHPAGRVGNPLDIAHLCVFLVDDEKAGFITGTNFIVDGGMTVKMIYEE, from the coding sequence ATGCTCGAAGGCAAGGTGGCAGTCGTTACAGGTGGAGGTCAGGGAATCGGAGCCGCGATCGCTCAGCTTTTTGCGGAAAACGGCATGAAGGTAGTCATAGCAGAGATAGACGAAGAAGCGGGCGTTGAAAGAGAAGAGATGTTGAGAGAAAGAGGGCTGGATGTCACATTCGTAAAAACGGACGTTGCAGATGAAAACTCCGTGAAGAACATGGTGAGAAAAACCGTCGAAATATACGGCGGGGTAGACGTTCTGGTGAACAACGCAGCCGTCATGTCCGTGAAGAGCATCTTCGAAAGACCTCTCGAAGAATGGGAGAGAGTGATCAGGGTGAACCTCACGGGGCCTTACATCTGTTCTCGATACTGCGCGGAAGAAATGATAAAACGCGGTGGCGGAGTGATCATAAACATAGCAAGCACAAGGGCATTTCAGTCAGAACCAGACACGGAACCCTACTCAGCTTCAAAAGGAGGCCTTGTGGCACTCACGCACTCCTTGGCCGTGAGTCTTTCCAGATATCACATAAGAGTGGTGAGCATAAGCCCCGGCTGGATAGAAACATCGGAATGGAAGAAGAAGTCCCTGAGAAAAAAACCCGATCTGAGACCCATCGATCACGAACAGCACCCGGCTGGAAGAGTTGGAAATCCCTTAGATATTGCCCATCTCTGCGTCTTTCTCGTGGACGACGAAAAAGCAGGTTTCATAACAGGCACGAACTTCATCGTCGATGGTGGTATGACGGTGAAGATGATATACGAGGAATGA
- the mutL gene encoding DNA mismatch repair endonuclease MutL, whose protein sequence is MRIKRLPESLVRKIAAGEVIHNPSFVLKELVENSLDAQADRIVVEIENGGKNMVRVSDNGIGMTREEALLAIEPYTTSKIESEEDLHRIRTYGFRGEALASIVQVSRTKIVTKTEKDALATQLMIAGGKVEEISETHRDTGTTVEVRDLFFNLPVRRKSLKSSAIELRMCREMFERFVLVRNDVDFVFTSDGKIVHSFPRTQNIFERAILILEDLRKGYITFEEELSGLRIKGIVSSREVTRSSRTGEYFYVNGRFVVSEELHEVLMKVYDLPKRSYPVAVLFIEVNPEELDVNIHPSKIVVKFLNEEKVKKSLEETLKRNLARKWYRSVAYEEISSHALSVAESPSYRWFLVKGKYAVVEVEDGLLFVDLHALHERTIYEEILSKKSWRKRRVKRNITVVLSREEKQKLEEYGFSFQGEEGALKVIEIPEFLTEDVVEEFFRDFPVDEKLKERIALAACKLATKSGEFDEEIASKLLDVFFKKRFERCPHGRPISFKISYEDMDRFFER, encoded by the coding sequence TTGAGAATAAAAAGACTTCCCGAGAGCCTCGTCAGAAAAATCGCCGCGGGTGAGGTGATTCACAATCCATCTTTCGTTCTGAAAGAGCTTGTAGAAAACAGTCTGGACGCGCAGGCCGACAGGATAGTTGTTGAGATAGAAAACGGTGGAAAGAACATGGTAAGAGTATCCGACAATGGAATCGGGATGACCAGAGAAGAGGCACTTCTGGCAATAGAACCTTACACGACGAGCAAGATAGAGAGCGAGGAAGATCTGCACAGGATCAGAACTTACGGTTTCAGAGGTGAAGCGCTTGCTTCGATTGTGCAGGTCAGCAGAACCAAGATCGTGACAAAAACGGAAAAAGACGCACTCGCAACACAGTTGATGATTGCTGGGGGGAAAGTGGAAGAAATCTCGGAAACCCACAGGGATACCGGCACCACCGTTGAGGTGAGAGATCTCTTCTTCAACCTACCCGTCCGGAGAAAATCTCTGAAGTCCTCTGCCATCGAGTTGAGAATGTGTCGTGAGATGTTTGAAAGATTCGTCCTTGTACGAAACGACGTTGATTTTGTATTCACCTCAGATGGAAAGATAGTCCATTCCTTTCCAAGAACACAGAACATCTTTGAAAGAGCTATCCTGATCCTTGAAGATCTGAGAAAAGGTTACATCACGTTCGAAGAGGAATTATCCGGCCTGAGGATAAAGGGAATAGTTTCATCCCGCGAGGTGACAAGATCCAGCAGAACGGGAGAGTATTTCTACGTGAACGGTCGTTTTGTGGTTTCCGAAGAACTCCACGAAGTACTCATGAAAGTTTACGATCTTCCAAAGAGAAGCTATCCCGTCGCGGTTCTTTTCATAGAGGTAAATCCGGAAGAACTCGACGTGAACATACACCCTTCGAAAATCGTGGTGAAATTTCTCAACGAAGAAAAGGTGAAAAAGAGTTTGGAAGAAACCCTCAAAAGAAATCTGGCACGGAAATGGTACAGGTCGGTTGCGTACGAAGAAATATCCTCCCATGCGCTGAGCGTAGCGGAATCACCTTCCTACAGATGGTTTTTGGTCAAGGGTAAGTACGCTGTCGTTGAAGTGGAAGATGGTTTGCTCTTTGTGGATCTTCATGCTCTCCACGAACGAACGATTTACGAAGAAATCCTTTCGAAAAAAAGCTGGAGGAAAAGACGGGTGAAAAGGAACATAACAGTTGTGCTATCAAGGGAAGAAAAACAAAAACTGGAAGAATACGGATTCTCCTTTCAAGGAGAAGAAGGAGCTTTGAAAGTCATTGAAATCCCTGAGTTCCTCACCGAAGACGTTGTGGAGGAATTTTTCAGGGACTTCCCAGTTGATGAAAAACTGAAGGAAAGAATAGCCCTTGCCGCTTGTAAACTTGCCACTAAATCCGGAGAATTCGACGAAGAGATCGCATCGAAACTGCTGGATGTCTTTTTCAAGAAGCGGTTTGAAAGATGTCCTCACGGAAGGCCGATTTCTTTCAAGATCAGCTATGAGGACATGGACCGATTTTTCGAGCGTTAA
- the porD gene encoding pyruvate synthase subunit PorD, giving the protein MSLKSWKEIPIGGVIDKPGTAREYKTGAWRVMRPILHKEKCIDCMFCWLYCPDQAIIQEGGIMKGFNYDYCKGCGLCANVCPKQAIEMRPETEFLSEEG; this is encoded by the coding sequence ATGTCTCTTAAAAGCTGGAAGGAAATTCCCATTGGAGGAGTCATCGACAAACCGGGAACAGCAAGAGAATACAAAACAGGTGCCTGGCGTGTGATGAGACCTATTCTTCACAAAGAGAAATGTATAGACTGTATGTTCTGCTGGCTCTACTGTCCAGATCAAGCGATCATCCAAGAAGGCGGAATAATGAAAGGTTTCAACTACGACTACTGTAAAGGATGCGGACTCTGTGCGAACGTATGTCCAAAGCAGGCCATAGAGATGAGACCTGAGACTGAGTTTCTGAGCGAGGAGGGATGA
- a CDS encoding DUF190 domain-containing protein — MKLLKIYLGEKDKHSGKPLFEYLVKRAYELGMKGVTVYRGIMGFGHKRHMHRSDFFSLSPDLPIVLEIVDEEERINLFLKEIDNIDFDGLVFTADVNVVKMG; from the coding sequence ATGAAGCTTCTCAAGATCTACCTCGGAGAAAAAGACAAGCACAGCGGAAAGCCTCTTTTCGAGTATCTTGTGAAGCGCGCTTACGAACTCGGTATGAAAGGAGTCACTGTCTACAGAGGTATCATGGGTTTCGGTCACAAGAGACACATGCACAGAAGTGATTTTTTCAGTCTTTCACCGGATCTTCCTATCGTTCTTGAGATCGTCGATGAAGAAGAGAGAATAAACCTTTTTTTGAAGGAAATCGACAACATAGACTTCGATGGCCTGGTTTTCACCGCTGACGTCAACGTGGTGAAAATGGGTTAA